The following coding sequences are from one Candidatus Nitronereus thalassa window:
- a CDS encoding carboxypeptidase-like regulatory domain-containing protein: MIEVENGGSVEGTVTLTGEIPDPKAYNLVTFPDPEYCGRISNGNGWRLLHDFFVNKEKQVQHVVVLIEGVKAGKVFSLSVPRIEAKDCRFLPFTTVVRSGHGVEVVNMDPVMHDIQAYETSVETGTRVLFNSPLPFNQRHHRGNLHATHDHNPGKSLVRQFQLSKKRHTFVMQCGFHAYMESWAIAVDNPYYVFTNEDGHFAIENIPPGTYDLRAWHPGIKQVIKQRITIEPDKKLTVNMELPSPGRKKTALTVRTPPRFTPAALGREFTIEPILERQ; this comes from the coding sequence GTGATTGAGGTTGAAAATGGGGGTTCGGTAGAGGGAACGGTGACGCTTACCGGTGAAATTCCCGATCCTAAAGCCTATAATTTAGTGACTTTTCCCGATCCCGAATATTGTGGACGTATCTCGAATGGTAATGGGTGGCGGTTGCTCCACGATTTTTTTGTCAATAAAGAAAAGCAAGTGCAGCATGTCGTGGTGTTGATCGAAGGAGTAAAGGCTGGGAAAGTTTTTTCCCTTTCTGTCCCACGGATCGAAGCCAAGGATTGCCGATTCCTCCCATTTACCACTGTGGTCCGAAGTGGGCATGGGGTGGAAGTGGTAAACATGGATCCCGTGATGCACGACATTCAAGCCTACGAAACCTCGGTGGAGACTGGGACTCGGGTGCTTTTTAATTCTCCCCTACCATTCAATCAACGACACCATCGAGGGAATCTTCACGCTACCCATGATCACAATCCTGGTAAATCACTAGTCCGACAATTTCAATTGAGTAAAAAACGCCATACGTTTGTCATGCAATGCGGATTTCATGCCTACATGGAAAGTTGGGCGATTGCCGTGGACAATCCTTATTATGTGTTTACCAATGAGGATGGGCATTTTGCCATCGAAAATATTCCTCCCGGGACCTACGATCTTCGCGCCTGGCATCCAGGAATCAAACAGGTGATCAAGCAGCGGATCACTATTGAGCCAGACAAGAAATTGACTGTGAATATGGAATTACCCTCGCCGGGTCGAAAAAAAACAGCACTCACTGTTCGAACTCCTCCTCGATTTACTCCTGCCGCTTTGGGGCGTGAATTTACCATTGAACCCATTCTTGAGCGTCAGTAA
- a CDS encoding carboxypeptidase-like regulatory domain-containing protein, with amino-acid sequence MRCWRLGLLACVWVMVFALPSFSYQEIPVTNGATIRGKVTITGEKPRPMAFNLVTIPDAVYCGRISTGTGWRIVEDFIIANDGSLKDVVVMLEGVKEGKPFDIPKVRVDAFDCDFLPFVNVLRDQDEITVVNMDPVEHDIQGYETARERGARVLFNRPLPMNPFHKVLGLLHSHKHMAGEPMVEKIHLRKGRNIFVMQCGFHPYMFSWGVVVSNPYFAITKEDGLYEISDVPPGQYILKVWHAGMKQYLERPVTVTANGTLSENFEYVAVPGRRSVHEISDNPRFGMELLGEGVEIVPSLRLQKP; translated from the coding sequence ATGCGATGTTGGAGATTGGGGTTGTTGGCATGCGTGTGGGTAATGGTCTTTGCTTTGCCAAGTTTTTCTTATCAGGAAATTCCCGTGACGAATGGAGCGACCATTCGGGGTAAGGTAACGATTACTGGAGAAAAGCCAAGACCAATGGCCTTCAACCTGGTGACTATTCCAGATGCGGTTTATTGTGGGAGAATCTCCACGGGTACGGGTTGGCGAATTGTTGAAGATTTTATCATTGCCAACGATGGGAGCCTTAAGGATGTCGTGGTGATGTTAGAGGGGGTAAAGGAGGGGAAGCCCTTTGATATTCCAAAAGTTCGAGTAGATGCCTTCGACTGTGACTTTCTTCCCTTTGTCAATGTTCTGCGAGATCAGGATGAAATCACCGTCGTGAACATGGACCCCGTGGAGCATGATATTCAAGGGTATGAAACAGCTCGCGAACGTGGGGCTCGCGTGTTATTTAACCGGCCATTGCCCATGAATCCTTTCCACAAGGTCTTAGGTCTGTTGCATAGCCATAAACATATGGCGGGCGAGCCGATGGTCGAAAAAATTCATCTGCGGAAAGGACGTAATATTTTTGTGATGCAATGTGGATTTCATCCCTATATGTTTTCCTGGGGCGTGGTAGTGAGCAATCCCTACTTTGCCATCACCAAGGAAGATGGTCTGTATGAAATTTCCGATGTACCTCCGGGGCAATATATTCTAAAAGTCTGGCATGCTGGAATGAAGCAATACCTTGAACGGCCGGTAACCGTGACGGCCAACGGTACGCTCTCGGAAAACTTTGAATATGTTGCCGTCCCGGGTCGACGAAGCGTTCATGAAATCAGCGATAATCCACGGTTTGGGATGGAATTGTTGGGAGAGGGCGTTGAAATAGTCCCATCGCTTCGACTTCAAAAACCGTAA